The genomic segment AGCACTATCGAAATTGAAGAATGTACTGTCCGACCCGATCTTCAATAGGCCCGACAAATACATCGATGCTCCAACGATGCGTTCCCCCTTGCGAACAGTCAGCGGCGCTGAAATAGCATAGAACCGATCTATCAAAGCAAAGCCACGAGTCCGTGCCCTAACGTATGAAATCGCACCCTGCACATATGTCAGATCGTCAGCGACGCCATCACCTGCCGCCCCAAACATCATCGGGTTTACAACATTTTCCGACAGCTCCCACCACGAGCCATCGGCAGACTGTACCTTGCCTAGATGAGATGGCTGCGTGTCCACGCGCTTATAGTGGCCCGCGCCGCCATCGGCATGCGCCGCATATCCATTAGTCTGAAAAGCTCCGATAGACGGATTGATCGTGGCCGATGCTATTTCATTGCGGGTAAAATAAGGGCGAATAGCGTCAACAAGCTTCGTCCCACCCCGTGGGGACAAGACCGTCGATGTGGACACTCCAGCCGCAGCCGTTGCATCATCCGCGAAAGGCCGCATGAAGTTGACTAGATCGACGGCTTCAACTGGTTTGATGGGTTTGAGTGTCGCAGGATCGCCTGCGCGCGTTTCGGATTGCGTGGAATAGTCCAATGCCGGGGTTGCCTCGCTGCCCACGTCAAAGAACAACGTCCAGTCGGGGCCTTCAACTGGGGTCGTTCCGGCAGGAACATTGCCAAGCGCTGCCCACAAGACTGTGCCGTAGGAAACCACGCTACCTTTGATATAATCGGCTTTTAGCGGGTCGTAGACCCCTCGTGGATAAAAGCCTGGGCCGGGATTACCCGGCTTGCCTGCGGGGATTGGATAAATAGTCCTTATCGCTGGCACAATCGATCCCCAGAGTTGAGGCCGCAAGCGCCGCCATCGAAGTAAATTTAGTTATGTCGCGATCCTATGTCGTTATAGAGATGTGGAATCTGTGGACTATTTAAAGCCGCTGAAAGTAAGTTGCGACTACGGGACTGGTGCGGTCCCCCTGATGATAAGCAGCCAATGCCGTTTCATCGTCCTCAAGGAACATGAACAGCGCGACCTTGGATATAAACCAAGTGCCGCCGACCTTTCGGCCAAGGCCATAGATGACAGTCCAGCGGCGAATGGTTTCTATCGAGACGCCCGCAAGCTCTGCCGCTTCAGCTATCCGCGCCGCCTCGGCTTTGGAATAAGGTTTTAGGATTATCGGCTCGGTCATGTTTAGCCTCCAGCAATAATGTCGAGAGCGGCGCCGACGATGCCGGCGGCAGTCCCATCAGCTTCGCGAGTGACCGCGGCACGGATGGCATCAGCCGGCACGCCATGTTGAAAGGCGATTCTGAGCGCAACGGCTGCATCTCGGGCATCTGAGCCCGCGTCGGTTGCGGCTTTGGGCGCATCAATGAAAACCTCACTAACACGGCCATCGCGGTAACGGCTCAAGCCGAGGATGTACGGACGGCCACGAAACTCGAAATCGATCAGTTCGGAAGGCCGGCGATTGGAGAGGCGCACGCGTTCGGTCATGCGGCCTCTCCCGGCTCAGTAAACATGTCCTCGATTTCTTCGGGGCTGAACGGCCCCCAATTGCTATCGAGCAAGACCTTGGCGCCATCGGAGCGTCGGATAAGCGCCCATGCGTTGCGCCAACGGCAATGAAAGACGTTGAGTTCTGCCGTGGTGGCATGACGGCAACGCACCACCTCCTGCGGATGTGCGTTGAACCAAATCTGATCGATAGAATGAACGTTGCTCACGCGGCGTCTCCTTATTGAGGGCGATAAAAGGACGAGGATCCATTGCCGAGGCGGGCTTGTCGCTCGTCCATGGCAATGACGGCATGGCCATCGAGCAGGTAAGCCAGCCCGAGCTTATCGATGCGTCTCCATGGCGCCGCCGCATCGGAGCTGAAGAAATCGACCGGCTGCCAGCCGAGCGCCGCCGCCTTGTCAGACCAATCGGCACAGAGGCGCGGCGCGTCGATCAGGAACATTTCCCAGCGACGGGGCGGCATGTCGGGCAAAGGGCCGGCGCGCAAGGCTGAGCGGCAAGACAGAGCGAAGCTCGGATGCCCCTGGACGCTATCGGCTATGTCGATGACGACCGTGGCGCTGACTTCATGATCGTCATCTAACGACCTTCCGTCAGTTACGTCAGTTACCCTCCTAGGCGCGTTTGAGCCGGCGGGTAGTCTTTCGTCAGCTTTGTCGGTTACCGGGGGTGCCGCGTTTGGCGTGGCGACGATGGGTGACGTTGAAACGTCACCCTGGGTCTCCCTCGAAATGAGAGGGGTATGGTCACTGACATTACTGACAGATGGGTAAGCCGAGGGGCTTCTGTCAGCTTTGTCAGTTAGTGGGGGCCTCGCGTTCCGGGCCAGGATGGCAAATAGGCGTTCATCGGCGGTCGCGGCGCGCTGGGCATAGCTGCTCATCGGCAAGCCTCCGGGTTGATGGCGTAGATTGTCTTTGGCCGGCCATTCGTCTGAAGCTGGACCGGCGCAATCCAGTTGAGGTCTGACAGCAGTTCCAGCCCCGCCTTGATCATGTCGATGCTGGACAGACCAGACCATTGGGCGCGGCGGATATCGCGGGCGGTGAAACCATCGATCAAATCTCCGCGGCGAATTCGGCGCAGGACGGCACGGGCGGCGCCGGCCTCCAGCTCTTGGCCAGAGCCATAGGCGCGGCGGGCGTGGCTATCGAGATAGGTCGCGAACGCCTCTGCCTTCGCTACCGAGGCGATGCCGACAGGGCCATGACCAACATCGGCAACGTGGTTGATCAGCGCCAGCGCCGGAACCAATTTGCGGTATTTCGCGAAATGGCTTTCCAGGGCCGGCGACAACTCGCCAGACCGCAGAAGTCCCTCAAGACCAGACCGCCAGACTTGAAAATATTCCAAGGCTTCATCATCGAAGCGGAGAACGGGAATGGCGTCATATTCGCCGCTCTGAGCGCCGATAGCTGCCGGCGTGAGTTTGTAGAGACGTTCGAAACACTCAACAGCCCGGTCCCGATGGGTTGCATCTGGCCAGCGATCGATATCCTTCCAATCGCCAGCGCCATCCGGCCAAACGAGCAAGCCGAAACGCTGAATAAAACCATCGTCGCCGTTGCCGCCGGAATTGGCCTTGGCGAGGTATTCGGCCAACTTGCCGGGCTGGGTGCTGCCCAGCATCGACACACAGCAGCGCGGGATATGAATATGGCCGCGCCCGATCCGGTCAAAGGTGTAGCTGCCGAGGCCGCCCCATGACGACAGGAAGAAACCGCGCGCGGGGGCCTGTTCGGCAGCATCAAGCTGCTTGAACAGGGAAACAATCTCATCTCGATAGGAAAGAACACCATCGGGAGAATTGGCCAAGATTTCCCCGAGGCTTTCAAAGGTGCAGTCATTGACGACATACCGAGGCACCTTGGGCTTGTCGGGCTCGGTGATGCCACTCAGGATAATAGCTGCCTCTTGGACGCCAGGAGCCTTCTTGGCCTTGTCGGCCGCGCCGGCTTTCTGGATCTTGTACGCCTCCATCTGGTTGGCGTAGTCGGTCATCGCGGCGGTGTTGATCGCGCGGGCCTCATCTTCCATCCGAAAGAGAGGGCGCATGGCTTCCTGCATGGCCGGAGACTTGAGGGCTCCGGGCCGGCCGACAACAAGCGCCCAGAGGTTCGCGGCCTCAGTCCAACTTGTGCGCTGCTGCGGCCCAATGGCGACCTTGGCGCCAAGGGCGGCGCTGAGGGCGGTCACGGCGCTGACTGCGACGAAATCGGGCGGGCATTGCAGCCTGTCCGAAATGTCCATGATCCAGCCGCCAATGGCGTCGGGCACATAGGCATGATTGAAGGCGGCCACCGGCAACAACCCCGAAGGGATGGGCTTGGGCTTCGACCATTCACGCGGAGTCATGGCGGCGTGATCGTTCGGGATGGCGTCTTCAAGGGGGATATCGTTAGTAACGAGCTGCATTAGGCGGCCTTTCTGGAAATCAGGATGCGAGGCGATGGGCGGGTCATGGCGGTGCGCAGGGCGATGCCGTGACGGACAGAAGCCGCCCGAAGGGGTTGAGCGCATTCGAGAGTGATGCGAGCTCGGTCGGGGTCGATGATGCAGACGCCTCGACGCTGGGCCGCCAGCCACGCCAAGGGCGATGGATGGACATCTAGGGCCGGATCACCGACGCGGCTGCTGAGGGCGTTCTGAGCGCCCAGCATCGACGCTCGACCGAGCCAGGACGCCAGACGGTCATAACGGGCAGACCACGCGACCAGGTCATCAGCCAGGCCGCATTCATCTCGGGCAACAAAGACGACGGCGGGGATAGCCCGCTCATCGGGCCGCTCACTGGCGAAGTCGAAGACCGCGCCGGCAGCGTCGAAGACGACTTCCCCGGCGGCCAGGGCAAAGCCAAGGCCATCGGGATCATCTCCAAGGGCGGCCGATGGCACGCCACGGCTCAGCAGCCAATCAATCTGCGCCTGTTTGATCGGGCCGGCCTTGTTGATGTAGGCGTCGTTGATATCGTCAGCCAGCATGGGCGGCCCCCATGGCTTTGGAGACCTTGGCGACAACTTCGACGGCTACGGGGACGAACACGGCCCATTCGTCGCGGACATAGCCGGCGCGTTCGGCAAGCAAACGGGCCGTTGCGGGGGCGACATGGGGAAAGCGGGCACAGAGCCAGCTTTCAAAATTGCCCCCACGGGGGATGGAACGGTGGCTGCTCGGGGAGTTATGCGAATTGTGTTTCATGACGGTCCTCTTGGATTGAGGACCGGAGATCGACGTTGCGCCGCAGGTGGAGTTCGCGTACAAAGACGCTGCTATTATGAACTTCCGGCCGGGGCACTCTTTCGAGTTCTCCGGCCTTTTTACGCGGCAATCTTTCCAGTCAGCTTGGCGCTGACGCTATCGGGAATCAGGCGGCGACCACGGATGCGAACGGATTCAATCTCGCCCGTGTTGATCATCTCATAGATGGTGGTCTTGCCGATGCTGTGAGCCTTACAGAAATCGTTGACCGTCCAGAGCAGACGCTCGACCTCGGCGCCCGGCTGCGCGCCTTCCTTCTTTTCGCCGGTAGAGTGCTGAACACCCATCCTGATTCTCCGTCACCCGAACCATTCGGGCTATGACGGAAAGCTAGGGAAACGGCGGAATCGCCGCAGGTATGACAAACCTAATTATTTTCCAGCTGTGGATTGTCCCCTATCAGAAAGCGCTTTGGCCACGGGATTGGACTGACCCACTTTGACGCCCAATCCGGCCATTCCTTTTTGAGCGCTTCA from the Beijerinckia sp. 28-YEA-48 genome contains:
- a CDS encoding helix-turn-helix domain-containing protein produces the protein MGVQHSTGEKKEGAQPGAEVERLLWTVNDFCKAHSIGKTTIYEMINTGEIESVRIRGRRLIPDSVSAKLTGKIAA
- a CDS encoding helix-turn-helix domain-containing protein, which translates into the protein MTEPIILKPYSKAEAARIAEAAELAGVSIETIRRWTVIYGLGRKVGGTWFISKVALFMFLEDDETALAAYHQGDRTSPVVATYFQRL
- a CDS encoding YfjI family protein, encoding MQLVTNDIPLEDAIPNDHAAMTPREWSKPKPIPSGLLPVAAFNHAYVPDAIGGWIMDISDRLQCPPDFVAVSAVTALSAALGAKVAIGPQQRTSWTEAANLWALVVGRPGALKSPAMQEAMRPLFRMEDEARAINTAAMTDYANQMEAYKIQKAGAADKAKKAPGVQEAAIILSGITEPDKPKVPRYVVNDCTFESLGEILANSPDGVLSYRDEIVSLFKQLDAAEQAPARGFFLSSWGGLGSYTFDRIGRGHIHIPRCCVSMLGSTQPGKLAEYLAKANSGGNGDDGFIQRFGLLVWPDGAGDWKDIDRWPDATHRDRAVECFERLYKLTPAAIGAQSGEYDAIPVLRFDDEALEYFQVWRSGLEGLLRSGELSPALESHFAKYRKLVPALALINHVADVGHGPVGIASVAKAEAFATYLDSHARRAYGSGQELEAGAARAVLRRIRRGDLIDGFTARDIRRAQWSGLSSIDMIKAGLELLSDLNWIAPVQLQTNGRPKTIYAINPEACR